A single Nicotiana tabacum cultivar K326 chromosome 5, ASM71507v2, whole genome shotgun sequence DNA region contains:
- the LOC107814332 gene encoding uncharacterized protein LOC107814332 has protein sequence MGGGGAAALQKDVPWRAAGSGARPIPKIHHSPILCLPQNPYSDYALSIMKHPDPIGSGLGTEAIVEAAGPDCIVPGQNPPIKLLGFKVWPIEVDLKFIEPVGRELKSVGKFMDSAVDLMNKSFIDR, from the exons ATGGGTGGTGGAGGAGCTGCTGCTTTGCAGAAAGATGTGCCGTGGAGAGCAGCTGGTTCTGGTGCAAGACCAATCCCAAAGATTCATCATTCCCCTATTCTTTGTCTTCCTCAAAACCCTTATTCTGATTATGCTCTCTCCATTATGAAG CACCCGGATCCAATTGGAAGCGGATTGGGGACGGAGGCAATAGTAGAAGCCGCAGGGCCTGATTGCATTGTTCCTGGACAGAATCCACCTATCAAACTTCTGGGTTTTAAG GTATGGCCCATTGAAGTCGATTTGAAATTTATTGAACCTGTTGGGCGAGAACTAAAGTCAGTTGGGAAG TTCATGGATTCTGCAGTTGATCTTATGAACAAATCTTTCATCGATCGCTAG
- the LOC107814331 gene encoding transcription factor MYB27-like has translation MASKQTMQQDELRRGQWLEEEDESLVMIVAILGECRWDDIAKASGLRRSGKSCRLRWLNYLRPNLKHGHITADEERLIIQLRRQFVNKWSKIAKQLPGRTDNEIKNYWRSHLRKKALINEQESFGSNTSNSEQQSSTLKSDTVPSSHSDDSFSEKGDCSSADSLSHSSNETTLLDWIPSWSYEQSRMEHHMYFCSSSLCYCYPP, from the exons ATGGCTTCTAAACAAACCATGCAACAAGACGAACTGCGCAGAGGGCAATGGCTTGAAGAGGAAGATGAGAGTCTGGTTATGATTGTAGCCATTTTAGGAGAATGTCGTTGGGATGATATAGCAAAAGCTTCAG GGCTGAGGAGGAGTGGGAAAAGCTGCAGATTGCGATGGTTGAACTACCTCCGTCCCAATCTAAAGCACGGTCATATTACTGCAGATGAAGAACGTCTGATAATCCAACTTCGGAGACAGTTTGTAAACAA GTGGTCAAAGATTGCAAAACAATTGCCAGGAAGAACTGATAACGAAATCAAGAACTACTGGAGAAGTCATTTGAGAAAGAAAGCGCTAATTAATGAACAAG AATCCTTTGGCAGTAACACAAGTAATTCAGAACAACAATCATCAACTTTGAAAAGTGACACAGTCCCTTCTTCTCACAGTGATGACTCCTTTTCTGAAAAAGGAGATTGTTCCTCTGCTGATTCTTTGTCACACTCTTCAAATGAAACAACATTACTGGATTGGATTCCAAGTTGGTCATATGAACAAAGCAGAATGGAGCATCATATGTACTTTTGCAGCTCAAGCCTATGTTATTGTTATCCTCCATAG
- the LOC107814330 gene encoding serine/threonine protein phosphatase 2A 57 kDa regulatory subunit B' beta isoform — translation MLNKIIKRGHKKVPKSEVSSDYGHAPPPPVGGRNSGNVSTSDVVVNHASIGNIVTTNSPSVMTSSAVPAAPGNIENLPLFRDVPISERQVLFFKKLQICCFQFDFTDTMKYVREKEIKRQALVELVDYVQSGAGKISENNQEEMVKMISVNVFRCLPPASHENTGSENVEQQEEDEPYLEPSWPHLQLVYELLLRYVVSSDTDTKVAKRFIDHSFVLKLLDLFDSEDPREREYLKTILHRVYGKFMVHRPFIRKGINNIFYRFIYETERHSGIGELLEILGSIINGFALPMKEEHKLFLVRALIPLHKPKPVAMYHQQLSYCIVQFVEKDYKLADTVIRGLLKYWPVTNCQKEVLFLQELEEVLETTQAAEFQRCMVPLFRQIARCLNSPHFQVAERALFLWNNEHVVGLIAQNRNVVLPIIFYALQKNIDNHWNQAIHGLTVNVRKMFMEMDADLFDECQRQYSEKAARATEQEEQRELRWQKLAAAAIQGC, via the exons atgttgaataaaattATAAAGCGAGGGCACAAAAAGGTGCCTAAATCAGAAGTATCATCAGATTACGGTCACGCGCCTCCGCCTCCGGTGGGAGGTAGGAATTCCGGCAATGTTTCGACGTCCGATGTGGTCGTGAACCACGCTTCGATAGGCAACATCGTAACAACAAATTCACCTTCAGTGATGACGTCATCAGCAGTTCCAGCAGCACCTGGAAACATCGAGAACCTTCCCTTGTTCCGTGACGTGCCGATATCCGAACGGCAAGTGTTATTTTTTAAGAAACTACAGATTTGTTGCTTTCAGTTTGATTTTACAGATACGATGAAATATGTGAGGGAGAAAGAGATTAAGAGACAAGCACTTGTTGAGCTTGTAGATTACGTTCAATCAGGTGCTGGTAAAATCAGTGAAAATAATCAAGAAGAAATGGTAAAAATGATATCAGTGAATGTATTCCGTTGTTTACCTCCTGCGTCTCATGAGAATACAGGATCCGAAAATGTGGAACAACAGGAGGAGGACGAGCCGTATCTGGAGCCATCATGGCCTCATTTACAGCTTGTTTATGAATTGCTGTTAAGGTATGTGGTTTCATCAGATACTGATACGAAAGTAGCTAAGCGTTTTATTGATCATTCGTTTGTACTGAAGTTACTGGATTTGTTTGATTCTGAGGACCCTAGAGAAAGAGAGTATTTGAAGACGATTCTACATCGCGTGTATGGGAAGTTTATGGTGCATAGACCATTCATAAGGAAAGGAATTAATAATATCTTTTATAGGTTTATATATGAGACTGAGAGGCATAGTGGGATAGGTGAGTTATTGGAGATTCTAGGAAGTATTATAAATGGTTTCGCGTTACCCATGAAAGAGGAACATAAGTTATTCCTTGTTCGGGCACTCATACCACTACACAAGCCGAAACCAGTTGCAATGTATCATCAGCAGTTATCTTACTGTATTGTTCAGTTTGTTGAAAAGGATTACAAGTTGGCTGATACAGTTATAAGGGGTTTGTTGAAGTACTGGCCTGTCACTAATTGTCAAAAGGAAGTACTCTTTCTTCAGGAGCTTGAAGAAGTGTTGGAGACCACACAGGCGGCAGAATTTCAGCGCTGCATGGTTCCTCTTTTTAGACAGATTGCTCGTTGCCTTAACAGCCCACACTTCCAG GTTGCAGAACGAGCCCTATTTTTATGGAACAATGAGCATGTTGTGGGGTTGATTGCCCAGAACCGCAACGTTGTATTGCCAATCATTTTTTATGCTCTACAAAAGAACATAGACAATCACTGGAATCAAGCTATCCATGGGCTGACTGTAAATGTTCGCAAAATGTTCATGGAAATGGATGCTGATTTGTTCGATGAATGCCAAAGACAGTATTCTGAGAAAGCAGCTCGAGCCACTGAACAGGAAGAGCAACGAGAATTAAGATGGCAGAAATTAGCAGCTGCTGCAATACAAGGATGTTAA